The following coding sequences lie in one Micromonospora sp. R77 genomic window:
- a CDS encoding MFS transporter: MTGLDRPATGALPRGPLLGFAAGSLGMGVWVTVPGLLLLYFLTDVLAVSPWLAGLTLLLPKVADVLLHPWVGHRCDVEQARRGDRRRLLLAGCALPVAFAALFAVPGGATGVAAAGWVALCFVAGNLLFAAYQVPYLATPADLRIGYHERTRLMAFRMVVLTLGILVAGLLVAAADRQGHRHPRRLPADGGGAVLGMALAAMLVGVTGIARLRGAAPATVTPHATGGWQALTASLRDRQFRRLVAAYLAMSTTTHLVLAGVPYYAQYELGRAEAHHRAGGRVRLPGAAGHARLAGGGPPGRQAAGPADRPGRLRRRRAGAGARPSPPAWSCWWRRWRCSGWRSPACSCCRSRCCPT, translated from the coding sequence ATGACCGGGCTGGACCGGCCCGCGACCGGGGCGCTGCCCCGCGGCCCGCTGCTCGGCTTCGCCGCCGGCTCGCTCGGCATGGGCGTCTGGGTCACCGTGCCCGGCCTGCTCCTGCTGTACTTCCTCACCGACGTCCTCGCCGTCAGCCCGTGGCTGGCCGGCCTGACACTGCTGCTGCCGAAGGTCGCCGACGTGCTGCTGCACCCGTGGGTGGGGCACCGCTGTGACGTGGAGCAGGCCCGCCGCGGCGACCGGCGGCGGCTGCTGCTGGCCGGTTGTGCCCTGCCGGTGGCGTTCGCCGCGCTCTTCGCCGTGCCCGGCGGGGCCACCGGCGTCGCGGCGGCCGGCTGGGTGGCGCTCTGCTTCGTCGCCGGCAACCTGCTGTTCGCCGCCTACCAGGTGCCCTACCTGGCCACCCCGGCGGACCTGCGGATCGGCTACCACGAACGCACCCGGCTGATGGCCTTCCGGATGGTGGTGCTGACCCTCGGCATCCTGGTCGCCGGGCTGCTGGTAGCCGCTGCTGACCGGCAGGGACACCGCCACCCGCGCCGGCTACCTGCGGATGGCGGTGGTGCTGTGCTCGGGATGGCGCTCGCCGCGATGCTGGTCGGCGTCACCGGCATCGCCCGGCTGCGCGGTGCGGCCCCGGCGACCGTGACGCCGCACGCGACCGGCGGCTGGCAGGCGCTGACCGCCAGCCTGCGCGACCGGCAGTTCCGCCGGCTGGTCGCCGCCTACCTGGCCATGTCCACCACCACGCACCTGGTGCTGGCCGGCGTGCCCTACTACGCGCAGTACGAGCTGGGCCGCGCGGAAGCTCACCACCGTGCTGGTGGCCGCGTTCGTCTCCCCGGCGCTGCTGGTCACGCCCGGCTGGCTGGCGGTGGCCCGCCGGGTCGGCAAGCAGCGGGCCCTGCTGACCGCCCAGGTCGCCTTCGCCGCCGGCGCGCTGGTGCTGGCGCTCGGCCAAGCCCGCCGGCCTGGTCGTGCTGGTGGCGGCGGTGGCGGTGCTCGGGGTGGCGTTCGCCGGCATGCAGCTGCTGCCGTTCTCGATGCTGCCCGACGTGA
- a CDS encoding TetR/AcrR family transcriptional regulator: MPRRRPGRPRRDETRPTRELVLGAATALFAARGFDAVALRDVAAAAGVDVATVAHHTGTKAQLYDACFARVFAAERQVLDAAAGRARDALAAGPGAALGALHDLVDVFVDFLEDRPETTALWLRRWLEPQRHAELDQRYAAPLYALVEQLLTAAAADGALVEPTPHITVRSLVWAVHGHVVALAAGAGSEARERREFRAFVHRLLDGLYAS, translated from the coding sequence ATGCCCCGACGACGGCCGGGCCGACCCCGGCGGGACGAGACGCGACCCACCCGCGAGCTGGTGCTCGGCGCGGCCACCGCGCTCTTCGCCGCGCGCGGCTTCGACGCCGTCGCACTGCGCGACGTCGCCGCCGCCGCCGGCGTCGACGTGGCCACCGTCGCCCACCACACAGGTACGAAGGCGCAGCTCTACGACGCCTGCTTCGCCCGGGTGTTCGCCGCCGAACGGCAGGTCCTCGACGCGGCGGCCGGGCGGGCCCGGGACGCCCTCGCCGCCGGGCCGGGCGCCGCGCTGGGGGCGCTGCACGACCTGGTCGACGTCTTCGTCGACTTCCTGGAGGACCGGCCGGAGACCACCGCGCTGTGGCTGCGCCGCTGGCTGGAGCCGCAGCGGCACGCCGAGCTGGACCAGCGGTACGCGGCCCCGCTGTACGCGCTGGTCGAGCAGCTGCTCACCGCTGCGGCGGCCGACGGGGCGCTGGTGGAGCCCACCCCGCACATCACCGTGCGCAGCCTGGTGTGGGCGGTGCACGGGCACGTGGTGGCGCTCGCCGCCGGGGCCGGCTCGGAAGCCCGGGAACGGCGCGAGTTCCGCGCGTTCGTGCACCGCCTCCTCGACGGCCTGTACGCCTCTTGA